The following proteins come from a genomic window of Lolium rigidum isolate FL_2022 chromosome 5, APGP_CSIRO_Lrig_0.1, whole genome shotgun sequence:
- the LOC124654078 gene encoding protein NLP1-like: MMCSRLPPAPCNPNTSTSDTKIFPRFPPSNSWLTQDVHHPTMLLDSQQERTSSEGGFTCMEDGRGAQPSISMARTTSSEGAAVDLDLLEQLLSGDNGWLEVATNASRSSNYFASPSTFLSDATATTTMPPTSANNTFWMQSSSTFRQRLDQALAHIKETQRDTDVLVQLWLPVKGNDGQLVLSTTGQPFSLDKSSESLRRFRDVSTRYTFSADVASESSPVPVGLPGRVFIGKLPEWSPDVRYFTRYEYPRVNDAQSLNVHGTMGLPVFEQGNYTCLGVMELIMTKQKLNFTSEINNICTALQAVNLRSTQVSSIPRAKLNSASYRDALPEILEVLRAACITHRLPLAQTWVTCAQQEKRGSRHSDENYRYCISTIDAASYVNDPKMQNFHDACSDHHLLRGQGVAGKAFTTNQPCFLPDIGSSTKLEYPLSHHAKIFNLKGAVAIRLRCTRTGTADFVLEFFLPTDCEALEEQKAVLDSLSGTMRSACQTLRVVTDKEMEDEALLEMNELNSFCPQGKNKVEELSFGDKATEHTEEASWTSLAGYSQKESDLAEQSIHGGQSLSLAGIQTSAEGSKGKRRTKTEKTVSLQVLRQYFAGSLKDAAKSLGVCPTTLKRICRTHGINRWPSRKIKKVDHSLRKLQQIIDSVHGGETAFQLNTLYKDLTNTPVSSDNNLSASITVPPTQQTNLNDFEKHQHHRLGNNVPSTSHSHSSCSQSSDSSPSCSGGATQHPPSYGVDLMKSGSPLKHSPVPTLQTENATLNGHFSVQEAPRDLLHNGYQEAIGEQHYSRSLSPPKQNTDVDMRVKATFGSEKVRFRLKPECGFQELKQEMARRLGIVDTSSMIVKYLDDDSEWVLMTCDADLQECLHVYKLANIQTVKISVHLVASPETRVTIGHTGLS; the protein is encoded by the exons ATGATGTGTTCTCGCCTACCACCCGCACCCTGCAACCCAAACACCAGCACATCTGACACAAAGATCTTCCCTAGATTCCCACCCTCAAATTCTTGGCTCACCCAAGATGTTCATCACCCAACCATGCTTCTTGATTCCCAACAGGAGAGGACAA GTTCTGAAGGAGGCTTTACCTGTATGGAAGACGGAAGAGGCGCCCAGCCCAGCATCTCCATGGCGCGCACCACGTCATCCGAGGGTGCTGCGGTTGACTTGGATCTCCTGGAACAGCTGCTCTCCGGTGACAACGGCTGGCTTGAAGTGGCGACCAACGCTTCGCGCTCGTCCAACTACTTTGCTTCTCCTTCCACCTTCCTCTCAGATgccacagccaccaccaccatgccgccgacaAGTGCAAATAACACCTTCTGGATGCAGTCAAGCTCCACCTTCCGGCAACGGCTTGACCAAGCACTAGCACACATCAAGGAGACGCAAAGAGACACCGATGTGCTCGTGCAGCTGTGGTTGCCTGTCAAAGGAAACGATGGGCAGCTGGTGTTGTCAACGACCGGGCAGCCGTTCTCTCTTGACAAGAGCTCTGAGAGCCTCAGACGGTTCAGGGATGTGTCGACACGATACACGTTCTCTGCAGATGTCGCGTCGGAGTCCTCGCCGGTGCCGGTGGGGCTCCCAGGGAGGGTATTCATTGGCAAGCTCCCCGAGTGGTCTCCGGATGTTCGCTACTTCACCAGATATGAATACCCCCGGGTGAACGATGCCCAGTCCTTGAACGTCCATGGGACGATGGGGCTTCCGGTGTTCGAGCAGGGGAACTACACGTGTTTGGGTGTTATGGAATTGATCATGACAAAACAGAAGCTCAACTTCACATCTGAGATCAACAACATCTGCACTGCTCTCCAG GCAGTTAATCTGAGAAGCACGCAAGTTTCAAGCATTCCACGCGCAAAG CTCAACAGTGCTTCCTACAGAGATGCTTTGCCAGAGATACTGGAAGTCCTAAGAGCAGCCTGCATCACCCACAGGCTCCCATTAGCTCAGACCTGGGTCACATGTGCTCAGCAAGAGAAACGGGGCAGCCGCCACTCCGATGAAAACTACAGGTACTGCATCTCCACCATTGACGCGGCATCCTACGTCAATGATCCGAAGATGCAGAACTTCCACGACGCCTGCTCTGACCACCACCTTCTGCGTGGGCAAGGGGTTGCAGGGAAAGCCTTCACCACAAATCAGCCGTGCTTCCTACCAGACATTGGATCTTCAACAAAACTGGAATATCCATTGTCTCACCATGCAAAGATCTTCAACTTAAAAGGTGCAGTGGCAATCCGATTGAGGTGCACACGCACTGGGACAGCGGACTTCGTGCTGGAATTCTTTCTGCCAACTGACTGTGAAGCTCTCGAGGAGCAGAAGGCCGTACTGGACTCCTTGTCGGGCACCATGCGCAGTGCTTGCCAAACTCTACGCGTGGTTACAGACAAGGAGATGGAGGATGAGGCACTGCTTGAAATGAATGAGTTGAACTCGTTTTGTCCCCAGGGGAAGAACAAAGTTGAGGAGTTGTCCTTTGGAGACAAAGCAACAGAACATACAGAGGAAGCTTCTTGGACAAGTCTAGCAGGGTATTCACAGAAAGAATCAGATTTAGCTGAACAAAGTATCCATGGAGGGCAGAGTTTATCTTTAGCTGGCATTCAGACATCAGCAGAAGGCAGCAAAGGAAAAAGGCGCACAAAGACGGAGAAGACTGTGAGCTTACAGGTTCTTCGGCAGTACTTTGCTGGTAGCCTGAAAGATGCAGCGAAGAGCCTAGGAG TGTGCCCTACCACCCTGAAAAGAATATGCAGGACCCATGGCATAAATCGCTGGCCATCACGAAAGATCAAGAAGGTAGACCATTCTCTAAGAAAGCTGCAACAGATCATCGATTCGGTTCATGGAGGAGAGACGGCTTTCCAGCTTAATACCCTGTACAAGGATCTCACAAACACCCCTGTATCATCAGATAACAATTTGTCAGCAAGCATCACTGTTCCACCAACTCAGCAGACCAATCTTAATGATTTTGAGAAGCACCAACACCACAGGCTAGGCAACAATGTACCATCAACCTCACACTCACACTCATCATGCAGCCAAAGTTCTGATTCAAGCCCGTCCTGCAGTGGTGGAGCAACACAGCATCCACCATCATATGGTGTTGATTTGATGAAGTCTGGAAGTCCTTTGAAGCACAGCCCTGTCCCAACCCTGCAAACAGAAAATGCCACATTAAATGGACATTTCTCAGTTCAGGAGGCACCACGAGATCTTTTACATAATGGTTATCAAGAGGCTATAGGTGAACAGCATTATTCTCGGAGCCTATCACCCCCCAAACAGAATACGGATGTAGATATGAGAGTAAAGGCCACATTTGGCTCAGAAAAGGTCAGGTTCAGATTGAAGCCTGAGTGTGGCTTTCAAGAACTGAAGCAGGAGATGGCAAGACGTTTGGGTATAGTAGACACAAGTTCTATGATTGTTAAGTACCTGGACGATGATTCGGAGTGGGTCCTGATGACATGTGATGCAGATTTACAAGAGTGCCTTCATGTATATAAACTAGCAAATATCCAAACTGTCAAAATTTCAGTTCATCTAGTTGCTAGCCCAGAAACAAGGGTCACTATTGGTCACACTGGTTTGTCATGA
- the LOC124651168 gene encoding nascent polypeptide-associated complex subunit alpha, muscle-specific form-like, which yields MPAGDNPHSISEKKAALRESPKQSKNATVNQQARAPPFPKDKAAETVGIKRPQPNGPLSPTNHHVPGNPGANGHLVYVRRKVETDQSKGGATSGAEGATSLSSKKPGICGPQEQSLKRQNSVPNAQSAPVSASPAASASIPALHSASLPANLSFAKQSPGKVSAQPSVAVTASPPQRNVVSTAMPQNFAAVNAASPPQRNVVSTAMLQNFTASNTASLPQRNVVSTAMPQNFTAANTASPPRRNVVSTAMPQNFTAANTPSPPQRSVLSTAMPQNFTAASTASPPQRNVVSTAMPQNFTAANTATPTHGNVVSAAVPQNFTTVTMAHCNVAATSTASRDAVATTTTRSPASLQRSSNQDWKERFLRLQEFLKSNEQSGQEEYIRMLHSLSSVGRSKHAIELEKRAVNLLIEEGKELQKMKSLNVLGKLPPTDHPSVPTQPTFAMRLPFQPFPARR from the exons ATGCCTGCTGGTGACAACCCACACTCAATTTCGGAGAAAAAGGCAGCATTGAGGGAGTCACCTAAACAGTCCAAGAATGCTACTGTTAATCAGCAAGCCAGAGCTCCTCCTTTTCCTAAAGACAAAGCTGCTGAGACCGTTGGCATCAAGAGGCCACAACCTAATGGCCCCTTGAGCCCAACCAACCATCACGTGCCAGGAAATCCAGGGGCAAATGGTCATCTTGTATATGTGCGTAGGAAGGTTGAAACCGACCAAAGCAAAGGGGGCGCTACTTCTGGAGCAGAAGGCGCTACTTCTCTGAGCTCGAAGAAACCTGGTATTTGTGGACCGCAGGAACAAAGTTTGAAGCGTCAGAACAGTGTGCCTAATGCTCAATCAGCTCCTGTTTCGGCATCTCCTGCTGCATCTGCTTCCATCCCTGCTTTGCACTCTGCAAGTTTGCCGGCTAACCTTTCTTTTGCAAAGCAATCTCCAGGAAAGGTTTCCGCTCAGCCTAGTGTTGCTGTGACTGCTAGTCCGCCACAGCGCAATGTTGTGTCTACTGCAATGCCTCAGAACTTTGCAGCTGTTAATGCTGCTAGTCCGCCTCAGCGCAATGTTGTGTCAACTGCAATGCTTCAGAACTTTACAGCTTCTAATACTGCTAGTCTGCCGCAGCGCAATGTTGTGTCTACTGCAATGCCTCAGAACTTTACAGCTGCTAACACTGCTAGTCCGCCTCGGCGCAATGTTGTGTCTACTGCAATGCCTCAGAACTTCACAGCTGCTAACACTCCTAGTCCGCCTCAGCGCAGTGTTTTGTCTACTGCAATGCCTCAAAACTTTACAGCTGCTAGCACTGCTAGTCCGCCTCAGCGCAATGTTGTGTCTACTGCAATGCCTCAGAACTTTACAGCTGCTAATACTGCTACTCCAACACACGGCAATGTTGtgtctgccgcagtgcctcagaaCTTTACAACTGTTACTATGGCACACTGTAATGTTGCGGCTACTAGTACAGCGTCTCGTGATGCTGTAGCTACTACTACAACACGTAGTCCGGCCAGTTTGCAAAGATCAAGCAatcaagattggaaagagaggtttCTCCGGTTGCAGGAATTCTTGAAAAGCAATGAGCAATCAGGACAGGAAGAATATATTCGCA TGCTCCACTCTTTGTCATCTGTTGGCCGGAGCAAGCATGCCATTGAGCTGGAGAAACGAGCAGTCAATCTCTTGATTGAAGAAG GGAAGGAGCTCCAGAAGATGAAATCTCTGAATGTACTTGGCAAGCTTCCACCCACCGATCATCCATCAGTACCAACACAGCCCACATTTGCCATGCGCCTGCCGTTCCAGCCATTCCCAGCCCGCCGTTGA